In one Leptospira biflexa serovar Patoc strain 'Patoc 1 (Paris)' genomic region, the following are encoded:
- a CDS encoding M43 family zinc metalloprotease, translating to MRKYQILILFSILLFLTDCVKTKAESGVPDNILTLLLVNSILNSNSGPCATVESIQASSIGSWSPNGNVFQYSSIYPVTLNQGSPMVQVILENSDHALGGLFPFWYLDRNQYNTGFLNKDTATYIGYNTHTSMLPYAKDTSYATDPAVTIVNTGEFSQPLGVDFNFENPSGAKATFINSCRKLDIDESNFQTSEAFSFMSGLNHFWSSEKTLDVNLIFVNGSLGQAYPIQTEQAIDVAMNRWRENFSKSSVRINLNVSVISAELDGYDMLFDLSTENGYPGSLGGLFQTTSFIGKPNALNVFIVKSELQYGGVLGVSGGIPGPATLLGTKQSGIAVFVDAHRLFTNSGDLLAFDEQMLLGETLSHEAGHFLGLWHVTEAIGDNGSIANKDPLRDTPTCHISNDFNFNGVMDLNECLGGGGSDSGGKNMMFWSGAVGFTQGDITAEQGWILRLNPLVY from the coding sequence ATGCGAAAGTACCAAATCCTAATTCTTTTTTCTATCCTTCTCTTCCTAACTGATTGTGTCAAAACGAAAGCCGAATCGGGAGTCCCAGACAATATTTTAACACTCCTTCTCGTCAACTCGATACTCAATTCCAATTCAGGCCCATGTGCGACAGTTGAATCGATACAAGCGAGTAGCATTGGTTCGTGGTCTCCCAATGGGAATGTATTCCAATATTCTTCGATTTATCCAGTCACATTGAATCAAGGAAGTCCTATGGTCCAAGTGATTTTAGAGAATTCTGACCATGCCTTGGGAGGATTATTTCCTTTCTGGTATTTGGATCGAAATCAATATAACACTGGATTTTTAAATAAGGACACAGCAACTTATATTGGATATAATACTCATACTTCGATGTTACCTTATGCAAAGGATACTTCGTATGCAACTGATCCAGCAGTTACCATTGTAAACACTGGAGAATTTTCGCAACCCTTAGGAGTTGATTTTAATTTCGAAAATCCTTCCGGTGCGAAGGCAACCTTCATCAATTCCTGTCGGAAATTGGACATTGATGAATCCAATTTTCAAACATCAGAAGCATTTAGTTTTATGAGTGGGCTAAACCATTTTTGGTCATCAGAAAAAACTTTAGATGTGAATCTTATATTTGTGAATGGAAGTTTAGGCCAAGCATACCCTATCCAAACGGAACAAGCAATCGATGTAGCAATGAATCGATGGCGAGAAAATTTTTCAAAATCCTCAGTCAGAATCAATCTCAATGTTTCTGTTATTTCTGCAGAATTAGATGGTTATGATATGCTTTTTGATCTTAGCACTGAAAATGGATATCCAGGAAGTCTCGGGGGTTTGTTTCAAACAACAAGTTTCATCGGCAAACCGAATGCGCTAAATGTTTTCATTGTCAAAAGTGAACTCCAGTATGGTGGCGTCTTAGGTGTGTCAGGTGGAATCCCTGGACCTGCGACTCTCCTCGGAACGAAACAATCAGGGATTGCTGTATTTGTGGATGCTCACAGGTTGTTTACAAATTCTGGAGATCTACTGGCATTCGATGAGCAAATGTTACTTGGTGAAACATTATCTCATGAAGCTGGACACTTTTTAGGATTGTGGCATGTCACTGAAGCTATAGGAGATAATGGATCTATCGCAAATAAAGATCCACTCAGAGACACACCTACCTGTCATATATCGAATGATTTCAATTTCAATGGGGTTATGGATTTGAATGAATGTTTGGGGGGAGGTGGATCCGACTCAGGTGGGAAAAATATGATGTTTTGGTCTGGAGCAGTTGGTTTCACGCAGGGAGATATCACCGCGGAACAGGGATGGATTCTCAGATTGAATCCTTTGGTGTATTAA
- a CDS encoding ABC transporter ATP-binding protein — MTHPSPLLQTKNLGKTYQVGEVPLVALHSVNLDFFEGELVVMLGASGSGKSTLLNILGGLDTATTGEVFFHRNTLALESDEGLTLYRRNHVGFVFQFYNLIPSLTAEENVRLVTDLSKNSMSPLDALTLVKLADRKDHFPAQLSGGEQQRVAIARAIAKRPELLLCDEPTGALDFKTGRIVLEAITGINQGLGTTTVVITHNESIAQIADRIILVKDGTIVSDTKNKHKKSVSEVSW; from the coding sequence ATGACACACCCTTCACCGCTTCTCCAAACCAAGAACCTCGGAAAAACGTACCAAGTTGGTGAAGTACCCCTCGTTGCTCTCCATTCCGTCAATTTAGATTTTTTTGAAGGGGAACTGGTTGTTATGTTAGGGGCCTCAGGTTCTGGCAAATCTACCCTTCTCAATATCTTAGGTGGTTTGGATACTGCCACAACTGGGGAAGTGTTCTTCCATAGAAACACGTTAGCTCTCGAGTCAGATGAAGGTCTCACACTTTACAGAAGGAACCATGTGGGTTTTGTGTTTCAGTTCTATAATTTAATCCCAAGTTTGACTGCAGAAGAAAACGTAAGACTCGTGACGGATCTATCCAAAAATTCCATGTCACCATTGGATGCTCTCACTCTTGTTAAATTGGCAGATAGAAAAGACCACTTCCCAGCACAACTTTCAGGTGGGGAACAACAACGTGTCGCCATCGCACGTGCCATTGCCAAAAGACCTGAACTCTTGTTATGTGATGAACCAACGGGAGCATTGGATTTTAAAACAGGAAGGATTGTATTAGAAGCAATCACTGGGATCAACCAAGGATTAGGAACCACCACCGTTGTGATCACGCACAATGAATCAATCGCACAAATTGCAGACCGAATCATTCTTGTCAAAGACGGAACGATTGTTTCTGACACAAAGAACAAACATAAAAAATCAGTTTCAGAGGTGAGTTGGTGA
- a CDS encoding DUF167 domain-containing protein, with protein sequence MKIVIKVKSNQKIQSLEFKSETECIAKLKSLPVKGKANQELVGLLSKHYGVTKKEIQIISGHFSNIKTVEILNLN encoded by the coding sequence ATGAAAATTGTCATCAAAGTGAAATCAAACCAAAAGATCCAAAGTTTGGAATTTAAATCCGAGACGGAATGCATTGCAAAATTAAAATCATTGCCGGTGAAAGGCAAAGCCAATCAGGAATTAGTTGGTCTTCTATCAAAGCATTACGGCGTCACAAAAAAGGAGATCCAAATCATTTCTGGTCATTTTTCAAATATAAAAACAGTGGAAATCCTCAATCTGAATTGA
- a CDS encoding HEAT repeat domain-containing protein — protein sequence MKNSLFQFIIVSVTTFFFIPMEANDLDYQKYQTIKEMISNPHHQEEVEIYQERIRKVTDAPLPYLIKIVQSKDSFVFIRARAIQLLELYQSPTSGSALEKTIEDTHENTHLRKLAIRTYSKFSKIDTNRQSKFMKQFESDKELGLIVKNKQKFNRNSKHNQLDKHKFNQLNHN from the coding sequence ATGAAAAATTCTCTATTTCAATTCATCATTGTAAGTGTCACTACCTTCTTTTTTATCCCGATGGAAGCAAATGATTTGGATTACCAAAAATACCAAACGATCAAAGAAATGATTTCGAATCCTCACCACCAAGAAGAAGTAGAAATCTACCAAGAAAGAATTCGAAAGGTGACAGACGCTCCCTTACCATATTTGATAAAAATTGTCCAATCCAAAGATAGCTTTGTATTCATCAGAGCCAGAGCGATACAATTATTGGAATTGTACCAAAGCCCTACAAGTGGGAGTGCTCTTGAAAAAACAATCGAGGACACTCACGAAAATACGCATCTTCGAAAACTTGCGATCCGAACCTATTCAAAGTTTTCAAAAATTGATACAAACAGGCAAAGTAAATTTATGAAACAATTTGAATCTGATAAAGAGTTAGGACTAATTGTAAAAAATAAACAAAAGTTCAATCGAAATTCCAAACATAATCAATTGGATAAACATAAATTTAACCAACTGAATCATAATTGA